The following coding sequences lie in one Larus michahellis chromosome 29, bLarMic1.1, whole genome shotgun sequence genomic window:
- the LOC141735100 gene encoding butyrophilin subfamily 2 member A2-like, which produces MARCPLPGERDTALTWRKFLLPENPDVVTLDPNTAHSQLVLSDDRRRVRWQSEERDLPDVPERFTNWFCVLGQERFQEGRHCWEVEVEVEVGGDSWWGVGVAKETVERKRFSDLSPEGGIWAVQHCYGQFTSLTSPLTLLPHSLLSSRIWVCLDCARGLVTFLHADTGVEIFTFPPASFKGETLRPWFWVGTEKTQLCLRGSVPQTLIPPSLPSPATGSPCPSPETPRAPLLDPAGDVHPCAPAQGAEGE; this is translated from the exons atggctcggtgtcctctcccgg gggaacgagacacagcactga CGTGGAGAAAGTTCCTGCTTCCTGAAAATCCAG aCGTGGTGACCCTGGATCCAAACACGGCTCATTCCCAACTCGTCCTGTCGGACGATCGGAGGCGCGTGAGGTGGCAAAGCGAAGAGCGGGACCTGCCCGACGTCCCAGAGAGATTTACCAATTGGTTCTGCGTTTTGGGCCAGGAGAGGTTCCAGGAGGGGAGacactgctgggaggtggaggtggaggtggaggtgggaggTGACTCGTGGTGGGGTGTTGGGGTGGCCAAGGAGACTGTGGAGAGGAAGAGGTTCTCGGACTTGAGCCCTGAAGGAGGGATCTGGGCAGTGCAGCACTGCTATGGGCAGTTCACGTCTCTCacctctcctctcaccctcctcccccaTTCCCTGCTTTCCAGCAGGATCTGGGTCTGTCTGGACTGCGCCCGGGGGCTGGTGACTTTCCTCCATGCCGACACCGGGGTCGAGATCTTCACGTTCCCACCAGCCTCGTTCAAAGGGGAGACCCTGCGCCCCTGGTTTTGGGTAGGAACAgagaaaacccagctgtgcctgaGGGGCAGCGTCCCCCAGACcctcatccccccttccctcccctccccggccaccggcagcccctgcccttctccgGAGACTCCCCGCGCTCCTCTCCTGGATCCCGCGGGAGACGtccatccctgtgccccagcccagggagcagagggggagtga
- the LOC141735125 gene encoding butyrophilin subfamily 3 member A2-like isoform X3: MGFPASPRGLLSYFLTLHVLRLGSAEFRVVGPDRPLLATVGQDVVLPCHLSPRADARSLEIRWIRHQFSEIVHLYRNGEDLYGAKMKEYTGRTELVRDGLSGGTLDLRLAGVRPSDDGQYVCTVQDATTYEEAMVELEVAAMGSVPLISLEAHQDGGIRVVCGSAGWYPQPEVLWKAANGQRLPSVSQRRSSDERGLFEIQDVVVVSGKGDGNLSCVVRNSRLEQEQASSLHISAPFFHNARPWMAALGVFLVLSVASFSLNVYLWRRKVGLSRTLGESFWPLPPAKPPEKGAPWEGRGSGCLVIALWSLVWVDGAQKGSGEHWGWERGPGGDLSHGEKWGPVISQLKSG; the protein is encoded by the exons ATGGggttccccgccagccccaggggccTCCTGAGTTATTTCCTGACTCTCCACGTGCTCCGCCTGGGATCAG CTGAGTTCAGAGTGGTGGGACCAGACCGACCTCTCCTTGCCACCGTGGGGCAGGACGTCGTGCTGCCGTGTCACTTGTCCCCACGCGCGGACGCTCGGAGCTTGGAGATCAGGTGGATCCGGCACCAGTTCTCTGAAATCGTGCATCTCTACCGAAATGGAGAGGACCTGTATGGGGCAAAGATGAAGGAATACACTGGAAGGACAGAGTTGGTCAGAGATGGTCTCTCCGGTGGGACCCTGGACTTGCGACTCGCTGGGGTGAGACCCTCTGATGATGGCCAGTATGTCTGCACCGTGCAGGATGCTACCACTTATGAAGAAGCcatggtggagctggaggtggcag ccatgggctccgTCCCTCTCATCTCTCTGGAGGCTCACCAGGACGGAGGCATCCGGGTGGTGTGTGGATCGGCCGGCTGGTACCCACAACCGGAGGTGCTGTGGAAGGCTGCCAACGGGCAGCGTCTGCCCTCGGTCTCCCAGAGACGTTCCTCTGACGAGAGGGGCCTGTTTGAGATCCAAGATGTCGTCGTGGTGAGCGGGAAGGGCGATGGGAACTTGTCGTGCGTGGTGAGGAACAGccgcctggagcaggagcaggcgtcGTCCCTGCACATCTCAG ctccctTTTTCCACAACGCCCGTCCTTGGATGGCAGCTCTGGGTGTCTTCCTCGTGCTTTCAGTGGCATCATTTAGTCTCAATGTTTATCTCTGGCGAAGGAAAG tggggcTGTCCAGAACGCTGGGTGAGTCCTTCTGGCCCCTGCCACCAGCGAAGCCTCCTGAGAAAGGAGCCCCCTGGGAGGGACGTGGCTCTGGGTGTCTCGTGATCGCCCTGTGGTCGTTGGTCTGGGTTGATGGAGCCCAGAAGGGGAGTggagagcactggggctgggaacggggcccaggaggtgacctaagtcatggggagaagtggggacccGTCATCAGTCAGCTTAAATCAGGCTGA
- the LOC141735125 gene encoding uncharacterized protein LOC141735125 isoform X1, producing MDGPKPLVGALTCRRVGWMDLRRDPEVSDGWAQGVGGRSPKAKCRVLPMGHTNPMDAGGWGRSGWSPPQQKRTWGCWSRDGRMRAQVAEVATSVPACLRTSVASSTGAATVPPSWALGRFHHFSSSFPAFLLLFPIFLLLFPLFFFLFLLFFFFLPLFFFFFPLFFFFSYFSPSFSTFLLLFLLFFFFFSTFLLLFLLFSFFFHFSSFSYFSSSFSTFLLLFPTFLLFSCFSSSFSCFSSYFSFFSSSFRTFLLLFPTFLLLFSTFLLLFLPFSFFFHFSSFSYFSSSFSCFSSSFHTFLLLFPTFLLLFPLFFFFFLLSFFFFFPWPRGRGGAWSHSKAHNPVPGKPHKAWRCWELPGASCRWYPSAEFRVVGPDRPLLATVGQDVVLPCHLSPRADARSLEIRWIRHQFSEIVHLYRNGEDLYGAKMKEYTGRTELVRDGLSGGTLDLRLAGVRPSDDGQYVCTVQDATTYEEAMVELEVAAMGSVPLISLEAHQDGGIRVVCGSAGWYPQPEVLWKAANGQRLPSVSQRRSSDERGLFEIQDVVVVSGKGDGNLSCVVRNSRLEQEQASSLHISAPFFHNARPWMAALGVFLVLSVASFSLNVYLWRRKVGLSRTLGESFWPLPPAKPPEKGAPWEGRGSGCLVIALWSLVWVDGAQKGSGEHWGWERGPGGDLSHGEKWGPVISQLKSG from the exons ATGGATGGGCCCAAGCCATTGGTGGGAGCGTTGAcatgccggagggtgggatggatggatctacggagGGATCCGGAGGTGTcggatggatgggcccaaggcgttggtgggaggtcgcccaaggccaagtgccgggtcctgcccatgggtcacaccaaccccatggacgccgggggctgggggaggagcggctggagccctccccagcagaaaaggacctgggggtgttggtcgagaGATGGACGAATGCGCGCCcaggtggccgaggtggccacCAGCGTCCCGGCCTGTCTCAGGaccagcgtggccagcagcactggggccGCGACCGTCCCCCCatcctgggcactggggaggttccaccacttttcttcttcttttcctgcttttcttcttctttttcctatttttcttcttctttttccacttttcttcttccttttcctgcttttcttcttcttcttaccacttttcttcttctttttcccacttttcttcttcttttcttacttttctccttctttttccacttttcttcttcttttcctacttttcttcttctttttttccacttttcttcttcttttcctacttttctccttctttttccacttttcttcgttttcctacttttcttcttctttttctacttttctccttctttttcctacttttcttcttttttcctgtttttcttcttctttttcctgcttttcttcttatttttccttcttttcttcttcttttcgtacttttcttcttctttttcctacttttcttcttcttttttccacttttcttcttcttttcctacctttctccttctttttccacttttcttctttttcctacttttcttcttctttttcctgcttttcttcttcttttcatacttttctccttctttttcctacttttcttcttcttttcccacttttcttcttctttttcctactttcattcttcttctttttcccctggccTCGGGGGCGGGGTGGAGCCTGGAGTCACTCCAAAGCCCATAATCCTGTTCCTGGAAAACCGCACAAAGCTTGGAGGTGTTGGGAGTTACCAGGTGCCTCCTGCAGATGGTACCCGTCCG CTGAGTTCAGAGTGGTGGGACCAGACCGACCTCTCCTTGCCACCGTGGGGCAGGACGTCGTGCTGCCGTGTCACTTGTCCCCACGCGCGGACGCTCGGAGCTTGGAGATCAGGTGGATCCGGCACCAGTTCTCTGAAATCGTGCATCTCTACCGAAATGGAGAGGACCTGTATGGGGCAAAGATGAAGGAATACACTGGAAGGACAGAGTTGGTCAGAGATGGTCTCTCCGGTGGGACCCTGGACTTGCGACTCGCTGGGGTGAGACCCTCTGATGATGGCCAGTATGTCTGCACCGTGCAGGATGCTACCACTTATGAAGAAGCcatggtggagctggaggtggcag ccatgggctccgTCCCTCTCATCTCTCTGGAGGCTCACCAGGACGGAGGCATCCGGGTGGTGTGTGGATCGGCCGGCTGGTACCCACAACCGGAGGTGCTGTGGAAGGCTGCCAACGGGCAGCGTCTGCCCTCGGTCTCCCAGAGACGTTCCTCTGACGAGAGGGGCCTGTTTGAGATCCAAGATGTCGTCGTGGTGAGCGGGAAGGGCGATGGGAACTTGTCGTGCGTGGTGAGGAACAGccgcctggagcaggagcaggcgtcGTCCCTGCACATCTCAG ctccctTTTTCCACAACGCCCGTCCTTGGATGGCAGCTCTGGGTGTCTTCCTCGTGCTTTCAGTGGCATCATTTAGTCTCAATGTTTATCTCTGGCGAAGGAAAG tggggcTGTCCAGAACGCTGGGTGAGTCCTTCTGGCCCCTGCCACCAGCGAAGCCTCCTGAGAAAGGAGCCCCCTGGGAGGGACGTGGCTCTGGGTGTCTCGTGATCGCCCTGTGGTCGTTGGTCTGGGTTGATGGAGCCCAGAAGGGGAGTggagagcactggggctgggaacggggcccaggaggtgacctaagtcatggggagaagtggggacccGTCATCAGTCAGCTTAAATCAGGCTGA
- the LOC141735099 gene encoding butyrophilin subfamily 1 member A1-like, whose product MPWRKFLLPENPDVVTLDPNTAHSQLVLSADQRRVRWQREERDLPDIPERFTYYFCVFGQERFREGRHCWEVEVEVEVEVGGDSWWAVGVAKESVERKRFSDWSPEGGVWAVQHCYGQFMSLTSPPTFLPQSPLPSRIWVCLDCARGLVTFLDADTGVEIFTFPPASFKGETLRPWFWVETEKTQLCLRGSVPQTLIPPSLPSPAAGSPCPSPETPRAPLLDPAGDVHPCAPAQGAEGE is encoded by the exons ATGC CGTGGAGAAAGTTCCTGCTTCCTGAAAATCCAG aTGTGGTGACCCTGGATCCGAACACGGCTCATTCCCAACTCGTCCTGTCGGCCGATCAGAGGCGCGTGAGGTGGCAAAGAGAAGAGCGGGACCTGCCCGACATCCCGGAGAGATTTACCTATTATTTCTGCGTTTTTGGCCAGGAGAGGTTCCGGGAGGGGAGacactgctgggaggtggaggtggaggtggaggtggaggtgggaggTGACTCGTGGTGGGCTGTTGGGGTGGCCAAGGAGTCTGTGGAGAGGAAGAGGTTCTCGGACTGGAGCCCTGAAGGAGGGGTCTGGGCAGTGCAGCACTGCTATGGGCAGTTCATGTCTCTCACCTCtcctcccaccttccttccccagtccccgctccccagcaggaTCTGGGTCTGTCTGGACTGCGCCCGGGGGCTGGTGACTTTCCTCGATGCCGACACCGGGGTCGAGATCTTCACGTTCCCACCAGCCTCGTTCAAAGGGGAGACCCTGCGCCCCTGGTTTTGggtagaaacagagaaaacccagctgtgcctgaGGGGCAGCGTCCCCCAGACcctcatccccccttccctcccgtccccagccgccggcagcccctgcccttctccgGAGACTCCCCGCGCTCCTCTCCTGGATCCCGCGGGAGACGtccatccctgtgccccagcccagggagcagagggggagtga
- the LOC141735165 gene encoding butyrophilin subfamily 2 member A2-like isoform X3, translating into MCPGGWVAGGHRPRDGPSPLARLPGDRPWDVTLLLSLLVAWRKFLLPENPDVVTLDPNTAHSQLVLSADRRRVRRQSEERDLPDIPERFSYYCCVLGQERFREGRHCWEVEVEGEVGGDSWWAVGVAKESVQRKGRPFLIPEAGIWAVRHSYGQFASLTSRRTLLPQSPLPSRIWVCLDCARGLVTFLHADTGVEIFTFPPASFKGETLRPWFLVGTEKTQLCLRGSAPQTLIPPSLPSPAAGSPCPSPETPRAPLLDPTGDVHPCAPARGAEGE; encoded by the exons ATGTGCCCGGGAGGGTGGGTGGCCGGGGGACACcggcccagggatggaccctctcccttggccagactccctggggaccggccgtgggacgTGACCTTGCTCTTGTCCCTCCTTGTAGCGTGGAGAAAGTTCCTGCTTCCTGAAAATCCAG ATGTGGTGACCCTGGATCCGAACACGGCTCATTCCCAACTCGTCCTGTCGGCCGATCGGAGGCGCGTGAGGCGGCAAAGCGAAGAGCGGGACCTGCCCGACATCCCGGAGAGATTTAGCTATTATTGCTGCGTTTTGGGCCAGGAGAGGTTCCGGGAGGGGAGacactgctgggaggtggaggtggagggggaggtgggaggtgacTCGTGGTGGGCTGTTGGGGTGGCCAAGGAGTCTGTGCAGAGGAAAGGGAGACCCTTCCTGATCCCGGAAGCAGGGATCTGGGCAGTGCGGCACAGCTATGGGCAGTTCGCGTCTCTCACCTCTCGTCGCACCCTCCTCCCCCAGTCCCCACTCCCCAGCAGGATCTGGGTCTGTCTGGACTGCGCCCGGGGGCTGGTGACTTTCCTCCATGCCGACACCGGGGTCGAGATCTTCACGTTCCCACCAGCCTCGTTCAAAGGGGAGACCCTGCGCCCCTGGTTTTTGGTAGGAACAgagaaaacccagctgtgcctgaGGGGCAGCGCCCCCCAGACcctcatccccccttccctcccctccccagccgccggcagcccctgcccttctccgGAGACTCCCCGCGCTCCTCTCCTGGATCCCACGGGAGACGtccatccctgtgccccagcccggggagcagagggggagtga
- the LOC141735165 gene encoding butyrophilin subfamily 1 member A1-like isoform X2, giving the protein MGFPASPRGFLSYFLTLHVLRLGSAEFRVVGPDRPLLATVGQDVVLPCHLSPRADARSLEIRWIRYRFSEIVHLYRNGEDLYGAKMEEYIGRTELVRDGLSGGTLDLRLTGVRPSDDGQYVCTVRDAASYGEAVVELEVAAMGSVPLLSLEAHQDGGIQVVCGSAGWYPQPQVLWKAANGQRLPSVSQRRSSDERGLFEIQDVVVLPFSTTPVLGWQLWVSSSCFQWRHLVSMFISGEGKVSLSRGGWNGGDRGGARLSPGPWTYRGESSCFLKIQMW; this is encoded by the exons ATGGggttccccgccagccccaggggctTCCTGAGTTATTTCCTGACTCTCCACGTGCTCCGCCTGGGATCAG CTGAGTTCAGAGTGGTGGGACCAGACCGACCTCTCCTTGCCACCGTGGGGCAGGACGTCGTGCTGCCGTGTCACTTGTCCCCACGCGCGGACGCTCGGAGCTTGGAGATCAGGTGGATCCGGTACCGGTTCTCTGAAATCGTGCATCTCTACCGAAATGGAGAGGACCTGTATGGGGCAAAGATGGAGGAATACATTGGAAGGACAGAGTTGGTCAGAGATGGTCTCTCCGGTGGGACCCTGGACTTGCGACTCACTGGGGTGAGACCCTCTGATGATGGCCAGTACGTCTGCACTGTGAGAGATGCTGCCTCTTATGGAGAAGCcgtggtggagctggaggtggcag ccatgggctccgtccctctcctctctctggagGCTCACCAGGACGGAGGCATCCAGGTGGTGTGTGGATCGGCCGGCTGGTACCCACAACCGCAGGTGCTGTGGAAGGCTGCCAACGGGCAGCGTCTGCCCTCGGTCTCCCAGAGACGTTCCTCTGACGAGAGGGGCCTGTTTGAGATCCAAGATGTCGTCGTG ctccctTTTTCCACAACGCCCGTCCTTGGATGGCAGCTCTGGGTGTCTTCCTCGTGCTTTCAGTGGCGTCATTTAGTCTCAATGTTTATCTCTGGCGAAGGAAAGGTGAGTTTGTCACGGGGGGGATGGAATGGAGGGGATCGGGGTGGAGCGAGGCTGAGCCCTGGCCCATGGACGTAT CGTGGAGAAAGTTCCTGCTTCCTGAAAATCCAG ATGTGGTGA
- the LOC141735125 gene encoding uncharacterized protein LOC141735125 isoform X2: protein MDGPKPLVGALTCRRVGWMDLRRDPEVSDGWAQGVGGRSPKAKCRVLPMGHTNPMDAGGWGRSGWSPPQQKRTWGCWSRDGRMRAQVAEVATSVPACLRTSVASSTGAATVPPSWALGRFHHFSSSFPAFLLLFPIFLLLFPLFFFLFLLFFFFLPLFFFFFPLFFFFSYFSPSFSTFLLLFLLFFFFFSTFLLLFLLFSFFFHFSSFSYFSSSFSTFLLLFPTFLLFSCFSSSFSCFSSYFSFFSSSFRTFLLLFPTFLLLFSTFLLLFLPFSFFFHFSSFSYFSSSFSCFSSSFHTFLLLFPTFLLLFPLFFFFFLLSFFFFFPWPRGRGGAWSHSKAHNPVPGKPHKAWRCWELPGASCRWYPSAAPADGVPRQPQGPPELFPDSPRAPPGIS from the exons ATGGATGGGCCCAAGCCATTGGTGGGAGCGTTGAcatgccggagggtgggatggatggatctacggagGGATCCGGAGGTGTcggatggatgggcccaaggcgttggtgggaggtcgcccaaggccaagtgccgggtcctgcccatgggtcacaccaaccccatggacgccgggggctgggggaggagcggctggagccctccccagcagaaaaggacctgggggtgttggtcgagaGATGGACGAATGCGCGCCcaggtggccgaggtggccacCAGCGTCCCGGCCTGTCTCAGGaccagcgtggccagcagcactggggccGCGACCGTCCCCCCatcctgggcactggggaggttccaccacttttcttcttcttttcctgcttttcttcttctttttcctatttttcttcttctttttccacttttcttcttccttttcctgcttttcttcttcttcttaccacttttcttcttctttttcccacttttcttcttcttttcttacttttctccttctttttccacttttcttcttcttttcctacttttcttcttctttttttccacttttcttcttcttttcctacttttctccttctttttccacttttcttcgttttcctacttttcttcttctttttctacttttctccttctttttcctacttttcttcttttttcctgtttttcttcttctttttcctgcttttcttcttatttttccttcttttcttcttcttttcgtacttttcttcttctttttcctacttttcttcttcttttttccacttttcttcttcttttcctacctttctccttctttttccacttttcttctttttcctacttttcttcttctttttcctgcttttcttcttcttttcatacttttctccttctttttcctacttttcttcttcttttcccacttttcttcttctttttcctactttcattcttcttctttttcccctggccTCGGGGGCGGGGTGGAGCCTGGAGTCACTCCAAAGCCCATAATCCTGTTCCTGGAAAACCGCACAAAGCTTGGAGGTGTTGGGAGTTACCAGGTGCCTCCTGCAGATGGTACCCGTCCG ctgcgcccgcAGATGGggttccccgccagccccaggggccTCCTGAGTTATTTCCTGACTCTCCACGTGCTCCGCCTGGGATCAG CTGA
- the LOC141735224 gene encoding butyrophilin subfamily 1 member A1-like → MGFPASPRGLLSYFLTLHVLRLGSAEFRVVGPDRPLLATVGQDVVLPCHLSPRADARSLEIRWIRHQFSEIVHLYRNGEDLYGAKMKEYTGRTELVRDGLSGGTLDLRLAGVRPSDDGQYVCTVQDATTYEEAMVELEVAAMGSVPLISLEAHQDGGIRVVCGSAGWYPQPEVLWKAANGQRLPSVSQRRSSDERGLFEIQDVVVVSGKGDGNLSCVVRNSRLEQEQASSLHISAPFFHNARPWMAALGVFLVLSVASFSLNVYLWRRKVGLSRTLGEKAAALAWRKFLLPENPDVVTLDPNTAHSQLVLSDDQRRVRWQREERDLPDIPERFTYYFCVFGQEGFREGRHCWEVEVEVEVEVGGDSWWAVGVAKESVERKRFSDWSPEGGVWAVQHCYGQFMSLTSPPTFLPQSPLPSRIWVCLDCARGLVTFLDADTGVEIFTFPPASFKGETLRPWFWVETEKTQLCLRGSVPQTLIPPSLPSPATGSPCPSPETPHAPLLDPAGDVHPCAPAQGAEGE, encoded by the exons ATGGggttccccgccagccccaggggccTCCTGAGTTATTTCCTGACTCTCCACGTGCTCCGCCTGGGATCAG CTGAGTTCAGAGTGGTGGGACCAGACCGACCTCTCCTTGCCACCGTGGGGCAGGACGTCGTGCTGCCGTGTCACTTGTCCCCACGCGCGGACGCTCGGAGCTTGGAGATCAGGTGGATCCGGCACCAGTTCTCTGAAATCGTGCATCTCTACCGAAATGGAGAGGACCTGTATGGGGCAAAGATGAAGGAATACACTGGAAGGACAGAGTTGGTCAGAGATGGTCTCTCCGGTGGGACCCTGGACTTGCGACTCGCTGGGGTGAGACCCTCTGATGATGGCCAGTATGTCTGCACCGTGCAGGATGCTACCACTTATGAAGAAGCcatggtggagctggaggtggcag ccatgggctccgTCCCTCTCATCTCTCTGGAGGCTCACCAGGACGGAGGCATCCGGGTGGTGTGTGGATCGGCCGGCTGGTACCCACAACCGGAGGTGCTGTGGAAGGCTGCCAACGGGCAGCGTCTGCCCTCGGTCTCCCAGAGACGTTCCTCTGACGAGAGGGGCCTGTTTGAGATCCAAGATGTCGTCGTGGTGAGCGGGAAGGGCGATGGGAACTTGTCGTGCGTGGTGAGGAACAGccgcctggagcaggagcaggcgtcGTCCCTGCACATCTCAG ctccctTTTTCCACAACGCCCGTCCTTGGATGGCAGCTCTGGGTGTCTTCCTCGTGCTTTCAGTGGCATCATTTAGTCTCAATGTTTATCTCTGGCGAAGGAAAG tggggcTGTCCAGAACGCTGG gtgaaaaagctgcagcactgg CGTGGAGAAAGTTCCTGCTTCCTGAAAATCCAG aTGTGGTGACCCTGGATCCAAACACGGCTCATTCCCAACTCGTCCTGTCGGACGATCAGAGGCGCGTGAGGTGGCAAAGAGAAGAGCGGGACCTGCCCGACATCCCGGAGAGATTTACCTATTATTTCTGCGTTTTTGGCCAGGAGGGGTTCCGGGAGGGGAGacactgctgggaggtggaggtggaggtggaggtggaggtgggaggTGACTCGTGGTGGGCTGTTGGGGTGGCCAAGGAGTCTGTGGAGAGGAAGAGGTTCTCGGACTGGAGCCCTGAAGGAGGGGTCTGGGCAGTGCAGCACTGCTATGGGCAGTTCATGTCTCTCACCTCtcctcccaccttccttccccagtccccgctccccagcaggaTCTGGGTCTGTCTGGACTGCGCCCGGGGGCTGGTGACTTTCCTCGATGCCGACACCGGGGTCGAGATCTTCACGTTCCCACCAGCCTCGTTCAAAGGGGAGACCCTGCGCCCCTGGTTTTGggtagaaacagagaaaacccagctgtgcctgaGGGGCAGCGTCCCCCAGACcctcatccccccttccctcccctccccggccaccggcagcccctgcccttctccgGAGACTCCCCACGCTCCTCTCCTGGATCCCGCGGGAGACGtccatccctgtgccccagcccagggagcagagggggagtga
- the LOC141735165 gene encoding butyrophilin subfamily 1 member A1-like isoform X1, whose protein sequence is MGFPASPRGFLSYFLTLHVLRLGSAEFRVVGPDRPLLATVGQDVVLPCHLSPRADARSLEIRWIRYRFSEIVHLYRNGEDLYGAKMEEYIGRTELVRDGLSGGTLDLRLTGVRPSDDGQYVCTVRDAASYGEAVVELEVAAMGSVPLLSLEAHQDGGIQVVCGSAGWYPQPQVLWKAANGQRLPSVSQRRSSDERGLFEIQDVVVLPFSTTPVLGWQLWVSSSCFQWRHLVSMFISGEGKVSLSRGGWNGGDRGGARLSPGPWTYVEGDDSRVKRCFAFIKEALWHRKDGDKDPGRGWEARERGQSTWLVGRCKSPW, encoded by the exons ATGGggttccccgccagccccaggggctTCCTGAGTTATTTCCTGACTCTCCACGTGCTCCGCCTGGGATCAG CTGAGTTCAGAGTGGTGGGACCAGACCGACCTCTCCTTGCCACCGTGGGGCAGGACGTCGTGCTGCCGTGTCACTTGTCCCCACGCGCGGACGCTCGGAGCTTGGAGATCAGGTGGATCCGGTACCGGTTCTCTGAAATCGTGCATCTCTACCGAAATGGAGAGGACCTGTATGGGGCAAAGATGGAGGAATACATTGGAAGGACAGAGTTGGTCAGAGATGGTCTCTCCGGTGGGACCCTGGACTTGCGACTCACTGGGGTGAGACCCTCTGATGATGGCCAGTACGTCTGCACTGTGAGAGATGCTGCCTCTTATGGAGAAGCcgtggtggagctggaggtggcag ccatgggctccgtccctctcctctctctggagGCTCACCAGGACGGAGGCATCCAGGTGGTGTGTGGATCGGCCGGCTGGTACCCACAACCGCAGGTGCTGTGGAAGGCTGCCAACGGGCAGCGTCTGCCCTCGGTCTCCCAGAGACGTTCCTCTGACGAGAGGGGCCTGTTTGAGATCCAAGATGTCGTCGTG ctccctTTTTCCACAACGCCCGTCCTTGGATGGCAGCTCTGGGTGTCTTCCTCGTGCTTTCAGTGGCGTCATTTAGTCTCAATGTTTATCTCTGGCGAAGGAAAGGTGAGTTTGTCACGGGGGGGATGGAATGGAGGGGATCGGGGTGGAGCGAGGCTGAGCCCTGGCCCATGGACGTATGTAGAAGGGGATGACAGTCGTGTCAAaaggtgttttgccttcattaaagaagctctttggcacaggaaggatggggacaaggacccggGGCGTGGGTGGGAGGCCAGGGAGCGTGGCCAGAGCACCTGGCTGGTGGGACGGTGCAAGAGTCCCTGGTGA